The proteins below are encoded in one region of Oryzias melastigma strain HK-1 linkage group LG9, ASM292280v2, whole genome shotgun sequence:
- the mier3b gene encoding mesoderm induction early response protein 3 isoform X1, translated as MAEASLGSSSPVGSLSSEDHDFDPTAEMLVHEFDDERTLEEEESIEGGTNFNSELADLEKEGNMPLEELLALYRYEASAGSSIDSSSGDLTDELPDMTLDKEEIAKDLLSGDYEEETQSSADDLTPSVTSHETTDFFPRTLRSNAVSDGDKESECDEDGLDDTRKEIMVGSEYQAEVPSCICHYKDGEKVYENEDELMWSPGVLSENKVKGFLSDAWSRTANDRTGNDKAAMSVRDNEQALHELVKCNYNIREALERYCSHLKSSKEKSPPWSEEECRNFEHGLQMHDKNFHLIQKHKVTTRTVAECVAFYYRWKKSERFDFFVQQNRFGKKKYNSYPGVTDLMDRLVDEAEGLAMDSSSSVCSGAGGGGRMETTTEQQLSLLNSITASDLTALSNTVATVCSPAEVSCLDSYSFPPLDGLHRTSLNHDESLGFPTNGGDPDCLNMLDAGFYHSDLGQLGGVCVAKDCERPSKRLKMALPDSFISDVSVGNLGVDFEARRTTHHHRITGAKMAVSVTDFASLAGSGEANGFLGAHARHHTQHTAALQSE; from the exons ATGGCGGAG GCTTCCCTAGGGAGTTCAAGTCCAG ttgGCTCTTTATCATCGGAGGACCATGACTTTGACCCAACGGCAGAAATGTTAGTTCATGAGTTTGATGATGAAAGGACTCTTGAGGAGGAAGAGTCTATAGAAGGTGGAACAAACTTCAACTCTGAACTTGCGGATCTGGAAAAG GAAGGAAACATGCCATTGGAGGAACTTTTGGCTTTATATCGCTATGAGGCCTCAGCGGGTTCCAGTATAGACAGTTCCTCTGGAGACCTGACTGATGAGCTGCCGGACATGACTTTGGATAAG GAAGAAATAGCTAAAGATCTGTTGTCTGGAGATTATGAGGAGGAGACCCAGTCTTCAGCTGATGATCTGACTCCCTCAGTTACTTCCCACGAGACCACTGATTTCTTCCCAAGAACACTTCGAT CTAACGCTGTCTCTGATGGTGATAAAGAATCAGAATGTGATGAAGATGGCTTAGATGACACTAGAAAA gAAATCATGGTTGGATCAGAGTACCAAGCAGAAGTTCCTTCTTGCATCTGTCACTACAAAGATGGAGaaaaag TGTATGAAAATGAAGATGAGTTGATGTGGAGTCCAGGTGTGCTGTCCGAAAACAAGGTGAAGGGATTCCTGTCTGACGCGTGGTCACGGACGGCCAATGACAGGACGGGAAATGACAAAGCAGCAATGAGTGTTCGAGACAATGAGCAG GCTTTGCACGAGCTTGTCAAATGCAACTACAATATCCGTGAAGCACTAGAGAGATACTGCAGCCATTTAAAATCCTCAAAAG AAAAATCCCCTCCATGGTCGGAGGAAGAATGTAGAAACTTTGAACACGGCCTGCAGATGCACGACAAAAATTTTCACCTCATTCAGAAACACAAA GTCACAACACGAACAGTCGCAGAATGCGTGGCGTTTTATTATAGGTGGAAAAAATCTGAGCGCTTCGACTTCTTTGTCCAGCAGAATCGGTTTGGAAAGAAAAAGTATAACAGCTATCCAGGTGTAAC TGATCTGATGGACCGGCTGGTGGATGAAGCTGAGGGTCTGGCAATGGACAGCTCCTCCTCCGTATGTtcaggagcaggtggaggagggaGGATGGAGACGACGACGGAACAGCAGCTCAGCCTGCTCAACTCCATCACAGCCAGCGACCTTACAG CTCTGAGCAACACTGTAGCTACAGTTTGCTCGCCCGCTGAAGTCAGTTGCCTGGACTCGTACAGCTTTCCCCCGCTGGACGGCCTTCATCGCACTTCTCTGAACCACGACGAATCCCTGGGCTTTCCCACGAACGGCGGCGACCCCGACTGCCTCAACATGCTGGACGCCGGCTTCTACCACTCAGACCTGGGTCAGCTGGGAGGCGTGTGCGTCGCCAAGGACTGCGAACGGCCGTCCAAGAGACTCAAGATGGCGCTGCCGGACTCTTTTATCAGCGACGTGTCGGTGGGTAACCTGGGCGTGGACTTCGAAGCGCGGCGGACGACACATCACCACAGAATCACCGGCGCTAAAATGGCGGTGTCGGTGACGGACTTTGCCAGCTTAGCTGGGAGCGGTGAGGCCAACGGTTTTCTAGGAGCTCACGCACGGCACCACACACAGCACACTGCAGCACTTCAGTCCGAGTGA
- the mier3b gene encoding mesoderm induction early response protein 3 isoform X2 yields the protein MLVHEFDDERTLEEEESIEGGTNFNSELADLEKEGNMPLEELLALYRYEASAGSSIDSSSGDLTDELPDMTLDKEEIAKDLLSGDYEEETQSSADDLTPSVTSHETTDFFPRTLRSNAVSDGDKESECDEDGLDDTRKEIMVGSEYQAEVPSCICHYKDGEKVYENEDELMWSPGVLSENKVKGFLSDAWSRTANDRTGNDKAAMSVRDNEQALHELVKCNYNIREALERYCSHLKSSKEKSPPWSEEECRNFEHGLQMHDKNFHLIQKHKVTTRTVAECVAFYYRWKKSERFDFFVQQNRFGKKKYNSYPGVTDLMDRLVDEAEGLAMDSSSSVCSGAGGGGRMETTTEQQLSLLNSITASDLTALSNTVATVCSPAEVSCLDSYSFPPLDGLHRTSLNHDESLGFPTNGGDPDCLNMLDAGFYHSDLGQLGGVCVAKDCERPSKRLKMALPDSFISDVSVGNLGVDFEARRTTHHHRITGAKMAVSVTDFASLAGSGEANGFLGAHARHHTQHTAALQSE from the exons ATGTTAGTTCATGAGTTTGATGATGAAAGGACTCTTGAGGAGGAAGAGTCTATAGAAGGTGGAACAAACTTCAACTCTGAACTTGCGGATCTGGAAAAG GAAGGAAACATGCCATTGGAGGAACTTTTGGCTTTATATCGCTATGAGGCCTCAGCGGGTTCCAGTATAGACAGTTCCTCTGGAGACCTGACTGATGAGCTGCCGGACATGACTTTGGATAAG GAAGAAATAGCTAAAGATCTGTTGTCTGGAGATTATGAGGAGGAGACCCAGTCTTCAGCTGATGATCTGACTCCCTCAGTTACTTCCCACGAGACCACTGATTTCTTCCCAAGAACACTTCGAT CTAACGCTGTCTCTGATGGTGATAAAGAATCAGAATGTGATGAAGATGGCTTAGATGACACTAGAAAA gAAATCATGGTTGGATCAGAGTACCAAGCAGAAGTTCCTTCTTGCATCTGTCACTACAAAGATGGAGaaaaag TGTATGAAAATGAAGATGAGTTGATGTGGAGTCCAGGTGTGCTGTCCGAAAACAAGGTGAAGGGATTCCTGTCTGACGCGTGGTCACGGACGGCCAATGACAGGACGGGAAATGACAAAGCAGCAATGAGTGTTCGAGACAATGAGCAG GCTTTGCACGAGCTTGTCAAATGCAACTACAATATCCGTGAAGCACTAGAGAGATACTGCAGCCATTTAAAATCCTCAAAAG AAAAATCCCCTCCATGGTCGGAGGAAGAATGTAGAAACTTTGAACACGGCCTGCAGATGCACGACAAAAATTTTCACCTCATTCAGAAACACAAA GTCACAACACGAACAGTCGCAGAATGCGTGGCGTTTTATTATAGGTGGAAAAAATCTGAGCGCTTCGACTTCTTTGTCCAGCAGAATCGGTTTGGAAAGAAAAAGTATAACAGCTATCCAGGTGTAAC TGATCTGATGGACCGGCTGGTGGATGAAGCTGAGGGTCTGGCAATGGACAGCTCCTCCTCCGTATGTtcaggagcaggtggaggagggaGGATGGAGACGACGACGGAACAGCAGCTCAGCCTGCTCAACTCCATCACAGCCAGCGACCTTACAG CTCTGAGCAACACTGTAGCTACAGTTTGCTCGCCCGCTGAAGTCAGTTGCCTGGACTCGTACAGCTTTCCCCCGCTGGACGGCCTTCATCGCACTTCTCTGAACCACGACGAATCCCTGGGCTTTCCCACGAACGGCGGCGACCCCGACTGCCTCAACATGCTGGACGCCGGCTTCTACCACTCAGACCTGGGTCAGCTGGGAGGCGTGTGCGTCGCCAAGGACTGCGAACGGCCGTCCAAGAGACTCAAGATGGCGCTGCCGGACTCTTTTATCAGCGACGTGTCGGTGGGTAACCTGGGCGTGGACTTCGAAGCGCGGCGGACGACACATCACCACAGAATCACCGGCGCTAAAATGGCGGTGTCGGTGACGGACTTTGCCAGCTTAGCTGGGAGCGGTGAGGCCAACGGTTTTCTAGGAGCTCACGCACGGCACCACACACAGCACACTGCAGCACTTCAGTCCGAGTGA
- the elac1 gene encoding zinc phosphodiesterase ELAC protein 1, which yields MTMDITFLGTGSAYPSPHRGASALVLRSDGDCWLFDCGEGTQTQLMKSQLRAGRITKVFISHLHGDHLFGLPGLLCTISLNSSADPQQNLKCVDIYGPRGLRHFLRVTLGLTGSQLLFPYAVHELEPTTDQCPQEGLLSVELTTERGPLHPQEQPGRTISLDAESDSYLLFEDKKFVVKAFRLFHRIPSFGFCIQEHDRPGRLKTELLKELGMKPGPLFGRLKAGESVTLENGCVVLPSEVLEKPISGRKVCILGDCSSVLGEAPLHLCRDADVLVHEATLGNEHREKAVEHGHSTPGMAAAVARACSAQRLVLYHFSQRYKPGSVLKDGDENEVLGLQRDAEEALWGTEVEVTVAEDFMTLPVPLRR from the exons atGACCATGGATATTACGTTCCTCGGTACCGGGTCGGCTTACCCGTCCCCTCACCGCGGTGCCTCGGCGCTGGTTCTGCGTTCGGACGGAGACTGCTGGCTGTTTGACTGCGGAGAGGGAACCCAAACGCAGCTGATGAAGAGCCAGCTCCGAGCCG GTCGAATCACCAAAGTTTTCATCTCCCACTTGCATGGAGACCACCTGTTCGGTTTGCCTGGTCTCCTTTGCACCATCAGCCTCAACAGCAGCGCTGATCCCCAACAGAACCTGAAATGTGTGGATATCTACGGGCCCCGGGGCCTTCGGCACTTTCTCAGGGTCACGCTGGGGCTCACAGGATCACAACTGCTCTTCCCTTATGCag TTCATGAGCTTGAGCCGACAACAGACCAGTGTCCACAAGAAGGACTGCTCAGTGTTGAG CTGACCACGGAGCGCGGCCCGCTCCATCCCCAGGAGCAGCCTGGCAGGACGATTAGTCTGGATGCTGAAAGTGACTCTTACCTTCTCTTTGAGGACAAGAAGTTTGTAGTGAAGGCCTTTAGGCTGTTTCACCGCATCCCATCTTTTGGGTTTTGCATTCAGGAGCACGATCGACCCGGAAGACTAAAAACAGAGCTACTTAAAGAACTTG gtaTGAAACCAGGACCTCTTTTTGGCCGTCTCAAAGCCGGAGAGTCTGTAACTCTGGAAAACGGGTGCGTGGTTCTGCCCAGTGAGGTTCTGGAGAAGCCCATCTCAGGAAGGAAAGTCTGCATTCTAGGAGACTGCAGCTCGGTGCTCGGGGAGGCGCCGCTGCATCTGTGTCGCGACGCTGACGTGCTGGTTCACGAGGCCACGCTGGGGAACGAGCACCGGGAGAAAGCGGTGGAGCACGGACACAGCACGCCTGGGATGGCGGCGGCGGTGGCTCGGGCTTGCAGCGCGCAGCGGCTGGTTCTTTACCATTTCAGTCAGAGGTACAAACCCGGCTCAGTGCTGAAGGACGGGGACGAGAACGAAGTGTTGGGACTTCAGAGGGACGCTGAGGAGGCACTTTGGGGCACGGAGGTAGAGGTGACAGTAGCAGAGGACTTTATGACTCTACCTGTTCCTCTAAGAAGGTGA
- the me2 gene encoding NAD-dependent malic enzyme, mitochondrial produces the protein MLSRLRTACSLRPCVSACRWAHTKEKGKPLMLNPHTNKGMAFTLQERQILGIHGLLPPKVETQDIQTLRFQRNLKKMTDPLEKYIYLMGIQERNERLFYRVLMEDIEELMPIVYTPTVGLACTQYGHIFRRPKGLFISILDRGHVRSILDNWPETNVSAVVVTDGERILGLGDLGVYGMGIPVGKLCLYTACAGIRPEKCLPVVIDVGTNNETLLKDPFYMGLYQKRDRSQAYDDLIDEFMEAVVDKYGQDTLIQFEDFGNHNAFRFLRKYREKYCTFNDDIQGTASVALAGLLAAQRAVGKPITEHKLLFLGAGEAALGIANLIVMAMMEAGMTQADAREKIWMYDAHGLLVKDRFQKTDINQEAFVHDSPGDVHSFLDAVNTIKPTAIIGVAGAGRLFTHDVIKVMGTFNERPIIFALSNPTNKAECTAEDAYTLTEGRCLFASGSPFGPVTLSNGQVFTPGQGNNAYIFPGVALAVILSGVRHISDTVFLEAAKALAEQLTDKELAEGRLYPPLSNIREVSVQIAIKVMEYVYTKGMAFRYPEPMDKNGFIRSTVWNTSYDSFLPDMYDWPGVSFKPKTE, from the exons ATGTTGTCCAGGTTGAGGACGGCCTGCTCCCTCAGGCCCTGTGTCTCTGCCTGCAGATGGGCACACACCAAAGAAAAAGGCAAGCCCCTCATGCTTAACCCCCACACCAACAAG GGCATGGCTTTCACTCTTCAGGAGCGACAGATCTTAGGCATTCATGGTTTACTTCCTCCTAAAGTAGAGACTCAGGACATTCAGACGCTGCGCTTTCAGAGAAATCTCAAGAAAATGACTGATCCTTTAGAAAA ATACATCTATCTGATGGgcatccaggagaggaatgagAGGCTCTTCTACCGGGTTTTGATGGAAGACATAGAGGAGTTGATGCCGATTGTCTACACCCCCACTGTCGGCCTGGCCTGCACACAGTACGGACACATCTTTAGAAGACCAAA AGGCTTGTTCATCTCCATTTTGGACAGAGGACATGTCCGCTCTATCCTGGACAACTGGCCGGAAACGAATGTATCT GCTGTAGTGGTAACTGACGGAGAGCGCATTTTAGGATTGGGGGACCTTGGTGTTTATGGAATGGGCATTCCTGTGGGTAAACTCTGCCTGTATACGGCCTGCGCTGGCATCAGACCTGAGAAATGTCTGCCGGTGGTGATTGACGTCGGCACCAACAATGAG ACTCTCCTTAAGGATCCTTTTTACATGGGCTTGTATCAAAAGCGAGACCGGTCTCAAGCTTACGACGACCTGATTGATGAGTTCATGGAAGCTGTGGTGGACAAGTACGGCCAGGACACACTGATCCAGTTTGAAGACTTTGGGAACCACAACGCATTCCGATTCCTCAGGAAGTACAGGGAGAAATACTGCACCTTCAACGATGACATCCAAG GCACTGCATCTGTAGCCCTGGCTGGTCTGTTAGCAGCTCAAAGAGCGGTCGGCAAACCAATCACAGAACACAAACTGCTTTTCCTGGGAGCTGGAGAG GCTGCTCTTGGCATTGCCAATCTGATTGTGATGGCCATGATGGAGGCTGGGATGACGCAGGCAGACGCCAGGGAAAAGATCTGGATGTACGACGCCCACGGTTTACTGGTTAAG GACAGATTTCAGAAAACGGATATTAACCAGGAGGCTTTTGTCCATGACAGTCCAGGGGACGTGCACAGCTTCCTGGATGCTGTCAACACCATCAAACCCACAGCCATTATTg gTGTGGCAGGAGCTGGACGCCTGTTTACCCATGATGTTATTAAAGTTATGGGAACGTTCAATGAACGACCAATCATCTTCGCCTTGAGTAACCCAACAAACAAAGCCGAGTGCACAGCTGAGGATGCCTACACTTTAACTGAA GGGAGATGCCTGTTTGCCAGTGGAAGTCCATTCGGTCCAGTTACTCTGAGTAACGGACAAGTCTTCACCCCGGGGCAAGGAAACAATGCTTACATCTTCCCAG GTGTAGCCTTGGCTGTGATCCTGAGTGGAGTGAGGCACATCAGTGACACTGTATTCCTGGAGGCTGCTAAG GCTCTTGCAGAACAGCTGACTGATAAAGAGCTCGCAGAAGGCCGACTCTATCCTCCTCTCTCCAACATCAGAGAGGTCTCTGTCCAGATCGCTATCAAG GTGATGGAGTACGTCTACACTAAAGGCATGGCGTTCCGCTACCCTGAGCCCATGGACAAAAACGGTTTCATTCGCTCTACTGTGTGGAACACCAGCTACGACTCCTTCCTGCCGGACATGTACGACTGGCCGGGCGTCAGCTTTAAACCAAAGACTGAGTAG